Proteins from a single region of Corynebacterium casei LMG S-19264:
- the nrdI gene encoding class Ib ribonucleoside-diphosphate reductase assembly flavoprotein NrdI: MWGERTPRLVYFSSVSENTHRFVVKLGLPAVRIPLRPKEGMLCVTDPYVLILPTYGGGNMKAAIPVQVRKFLNIPSNREQLRGVITAGNTNFGEAYCCAGPKIARKCGVPELYRFELLGTDHDVQTVRDGLLRFFEEPLFNQPASDATSTENTRKELHESS, translated from the coding sequence ATATGGGGGGAAAGAACACCCCGCTTGGTTTATTTCTCATCAGTGAGTGAAAACACGCACCGTTTCGTGGTGAAACTTGGTCTTCCTGCGGTGAGAATTCCCCTTCGCCCCAAAGAAGGAATGCTCTGTGTAACCGACCCGTATGTGCTGATTCTTCCTACATACGGCGGCGGAAACATGAAAGCAGCGATCCCGGTTCAAGTGCGCAAGTTTCTCAATATTCCGTCGAACCGGGAGCAGTTGCGCGGTGTTATCACCGCCGGAAACACAAATTTTGGGGAGGCGTATTGCTGCGCTGGGCCAAAAATCGCACGCAAATGCGGCGTGCCTGAGCTCTACCGTTTCGAGCTCCTTGGAACTGACCATGACGTACAGACCGTGCGTGACGGCTTGCTCCGCTTTTTTGAAGAACCACTTTTCAATCAGCCCGCAAGCGATGCCACAAGTACCGAAAACACCAGAAAGGAACTTCATGAATCATCATGA
- the nrdF gene encoding class 1b ribonucleoside-diphosphate reductase subunit beta, whose protein sequence is MNHHELLEKSQTPPGFRRAKEMPLRPINWNRIHDDKDLEVWNRLTSNFWLPEKVPLSNDLGDWQKLSEVDRQLTMRVFTGLTLLDTVQATVGEISQIQDARTEHEEAVYTNIAFMQAVHARSYSSVFSTLSNTPEIDEAYAWAVNNDILQQRVRKIMVHYYGDDALKRKVASTLLSSLLLYAGFYLPLHFSVHGNLTNTADMIRLILRDKAVHGYYSGYKFQRGLEQASPQRPKEMREFTVGLTQELYELELEYSGELYEPLGLMDDVATFVRYNANKAFMNLGYPNLFPHDQCQVNPKILAALSPGSEENHDFFSGSGSSYIIGKAEETSDDDWNF, encoded by the coding sequence ATGAATCATCATGAACTATTAGAAAAATCGCAAACACCGCCCGGGTTTCGTCGGGCGAAGGAGATGCCGCTTCGGCCTATCAACTGGAACCGGATCCACGATGACAAGGACCTTGAAGTGTGGAACAGATTGACGTCTAACTTCTGGCTTCCAGAAAAAGTCCCCTTGTCCAATGACCTGGGCGATTGGCAGAAGCTGAGCGAGGTTGATCGCCAGCTCACCATGCGAGTCTTTACTGGCCTGACGTTGCTTGACACCGTGCAAGCAACCGTCGGCGAAATCAGCCAGATTCAAGATGCCCGAACTGAACATGAAGAAGCCGTGTACACCAACATCGCTTTCATGCAGGCGGTTCACGCGCGTAGCTATTCCTCGGTGTTCTCTACTTTGTCGAATACCCCGGAGATCGATGAAGCCTATGCCTGGGCTGTCAACAATGACATCCTGCAACAGCGAGTCAGAAAAATCATGGTCCACTATTACGGTGATGACGCGCTGAAACGAAAAGTGGCATCAACCTTGCTTTCATCGCTGCTGCTCTATGCCGGGTTTTATTTGCCGCTGCACTTTAGTGTTCACGGGAATCTGACCAACACCGCTGACATGATTCGGCTGATCCTTCGGGATAAAGCCGTGCACGGGTACTACTCCGGATACAAGTTTCAACGCGGTTTGGAACAGGCTTCGCCGCAGCGGCCCAAAGAAATGCGTGAATTCACCGTTGGGCTAACCCAGGAACTCTACGAGCTTGAGTTGGAATATTCGGGTGAACTCTATGAACCGCTCGGGCTGATGGATGATGTGGCAACTTTTGTTCGCTATAACGCCAACAAGGCTTTCATGAATCTTGGATATCCAAACCTCTTCCCACATGATCAGTGCCAAGTAAATCCCAAAATCTTGGCGGCGCTATCTCCTGGATCGGAAGAAAACCACGACTTCTTCTCCGGTTCGGGTTCCTCCTACATCATCGGCAAAGCAGAAGAGACCTCAGATGATGACTGGAATTTCTAA
- a CDS encoding NADPH-dependent FMN reductase, with amino-acid sequence MKLLILVGSLRRQSIARKIALHVTELVPDGVDCELYNLRDLPLYDFDYDDPSVVDKPTPPEYLAFRAAIKEADAVLFVTSENNRTIPACLKNAVDIGSKPNNDVAWKAKAAGIISHSVGRMGGYSAQKNLRLALSYFDMEFPAQPEVFLGQSHLLIGEDDRIQAGSTIEFVRDYVERLMAIASAKHSA; translated from the coding sequence ATGAAACTTCTCATCCTTGTAGGAAGCTTGCGCCGTCAGAGCATCGCACGCAAAATTGCACTGCACGTTACGGAACTTGTTCCTGACGGCGTTGACTGCGAGCTTTATAATCTGCGTGATTTGCCGCTCTATGACTTTGACTATGATGACCCGTCCGTTGTGGATAAACCTACTCCGCCGGAGTACCTGGCTTTCCGCGCAGCCATCAAGGAAGCAGATGCGGTCCTATTTGTCACCAGCGAGAACAATCGCACTATCCCGGCATGTTTGAAGAACGCCGTCGATATCGGATCCAAACCGAACAATGACGTGGCATGGAAGGCCAAAGCGGCGGGAATCATCAGTCACTCTGTGGGGCGTATGGGAGGATATTCGGCGCAGAAGAATCTCCGGCTAGCGTTGTCATATTTCGATATGGAATTTCCCGCACAACCAGAGGTGTTTCTTGGACAATCTCATTTGTTGATTGGAGAAGATGACCGCATACAAGCGGGCAGTACGATCGAGTTCGTGCGTGACTACGTGGAGCGTCTTATGGCGATCGCGAGCGCGAAACACTCGGCATAA